In Phlebotomus papatasi isolate M1 chromosome 1, Ppap_2.1, whole genome shotgun sequence, the following proteins share a genomic window:
- the LOC129799305 gene encoding mucin-2-like isoform X9: protein MTKVFLKCFLLVTVLVYGVKCRPKDHNHAFNHREFALNAIDKLKSQDLSKSRREDVEDLREDTVEAFDKCDKLYELTNQIWVYKKCSGEIFGKTMEKVKKLKEKIEKDSNKKDSNETDSDESNESSESKDKKSKEKDSNKHNHHNHGHNNNHHNKPTTKAPRPTRPSNKPNKPTTSDPSNSDSTTTQSPTSGAPVVTDAPTSAPGATQGPTSGAPGVTDAPTSAPGETQGPTSGAPGVTDAPTSAPSATQGPTSGAPGVTDAPTSAPGATQGPTTGAPGVTDSPTSAPGATQGPTSGAPGVTDAPTSAPGSTQGPTSGAPGVTDSPTSAPGATQGPTSGAPGVTDSPTSAPGATQGPTSGAPGVTDAPTSAPGATQGPTSGAPGVTDAPTSAPGATQGPTSGAPGVTDAPTSAPGATQGPTSGAPSVTDAPTSAPGSTQGPTSGAPGVTDAPTSAPGETQGPTSGAPGVTDAPTSAPGATQGPTSGAPGVTDAPTSAPGATQGPTSGVPGVTDAPTSAPGATQGPTSGAPGVTDAPTSAPGSTQGPTSGAPSVTDAPTSAPGSTQGPTSGAPGVTDSPTSAPGATQGPTSGAPGVTDAPTSAPGATQGPTSGAPGVTDAPTSAPGATQGPTSGAPGVTDAPTSAPGSTQGPTSGAPGVTDSPTSAPGATQGPTSGAPGVTDAPTSSPAATQGPTSGAPGVTDAPTSAPGATQGPTSGSPGVTDAPTSAPGATQGPTSGAPGVTDAPTSAPGATQGPTSGAPVVTDAPTSAPGATQGPTSSAPGVTDAPTSAPGATQGPTSGSPGVTDAPTSAPGATQGPTSGAPGVTDAPTSAPGATQGPTSGAPGVTDAPTSAPGATQGPTSGTPGVTDAPTSAPGATQGPTSGAPGVTDAPTSAPGATQGPTSGPPGVTDAPTSAPGATQGPTSGAPDLTDAPTSAPGATQGPTSGAPVVTDAPTSAPGATQGPTSGAPVVTDAPTSAPGATQGPTSGAPGVTDAPTSAPGATQGPTSGAPGVTDAPTSAPGATQGPTSGAPGVTETTTLAPGATEGPTSGAPGVTDAPTPAPGATQGPTSGAPGVTDAPTSAPGATEGPTSGAPGVTDAPTSAPGATQGPTSSAPGVTDTPTSAPGATQGPTSGAPVVTDAPTSAPGATQGPTSSAPGVTDAPTSAPGATQGPTSGAPGGTDAPTSAPGATQGPTSGAPGETDATTSAPGATQGPTSGAPGVTDAPTSAPGSTQGPTSGAPGVTDAPTSAPGATQGPTSGAPGVTETTTLAPGATDGPTSGAPGVTDAPTSAPGATQGPTSGAPGVTDAPTSAPGATEGPTSGAPGVTDAPTSAPGATQGPTSGAPGVTDAPTSAPGATQGPTSGAPGVTDAPTSAPDATEGPTSGAPVVTDAPTSAPGATEGPTSGAPVVTDAPTSAPGATQGPTSGAPGVTDAPTSAPGATQGPTSGAPGVTDAPTSAPGASEAPTSSAPVVTDAPTSVPGATEGPTSGAPVVTDAPTSAPGATEGPTSGAPVVTDAPTSAPGATEAPTSSAPVITDAPTSAPGVTGGPTSGAPGVTDGPTSAPGATQEPTPGAPVVTDAPTSVPGATQGPTSGAPGVTDAPTSAPGATQGPTSGAPVVTDAPTSAPGETQGPTSGAPVVTDASTSAPGATEAPTSGAPVVTDAPTSAPGATEAPTSSAPVVTDAPTSAPGATDAPTSSAPVVTDAPTSAPGATQGPTSGAPVVTDAPTSAPGATDAPTSSAPVVTDSPTSAPGATQGPTSGAPVVTDAPTSAPGATDAQTSSSPVVTDAPTSAPGATQGPTSGAPVVTDAPTSAPIATEAPTSGAPVVTDAPTSAPGATQGPTSGAPVVTDAPTSAPGATEAPTSSAPVVTDSPTSAPGATQGPTSSAPVVTDAPTLAPGATDAPTSGAPGVTDAPKSTPGATQGPTSGAPVVTDAPTSAPGSTEAPTSGAPVVTDAPTSAPGTTQGPTSGAPVVTDAPTSAPGATEGPTSSAPVVTDAPTSAPGATQGPTSGAPVVTDAPTSAPIATEAPTSSAPVVTDAPTSAPGATQGPTSGAPVVTDAPTSAPGATQGPTSSAPVVTDAPTSAPGATQGPTSGAPVVTDAPTSAPGATEAPTSGAPVVTDAPTSAPGATEAPTSSAPVVTDSPTSAPGATQGPTSSAPVVTDAPTSAPGATDAPTSSAPVVTDAPTSAPGATQGPTSGAPVVTDAPTSAPGATEAPTSGSPVVTDAPTSAPGATQSPTSGAPVVTDAPTSAPGATEAPTSGAPVVTDAPTSAPGATQGPTSGAPVVTDAPTLAPGATEAPTSSAPVVTDAPTAAPGATQGPTSGAPVVTDAPTSAPGSTQGPTSGAPVVTDAPTSAPGATEAPTSGAPVVTDAPTSAPGATEAPTSGAPVVTDAPTSAPGATQGPTSGAPVVTDAPTSAPGATEAPTSGAPVVTDAPTSAPGATHGPTSGAPVVTDAPTSAPGATQGPTSGAPVVTDAPTSAPGATEAPTSGVPVVTDAPTSAPGSTQGPTSGAPVVTDAPTSAPGATEAPTSGAPVVTDAPTSAPGATQGPTSGAPVVTDAPTSAPGATEAPTSGAPVVTDAPTSAPGATQGPTSGAPVVTDAPTSAPGATEAPTSSAPVVTDASTSAPGATEAPTSGAPVVTDAPTSAPGATEGPTLSAPVVTDAPTSAPGATEGPTSSAPVVTDAPTSAPGVTEAPTSGAPVVTAAPTSAPGVTEAPTSGAPVVTAAPTSAPGATEGPTSSAPVVTDAPTSAPGATEAPTSGAPVVTDAPTSAPGATEGPTSSAPVVTDAPTSAPGATDGPTSSAPVVTDAPTSAPGATEGPTSSAPVVTDAPTSAPGVTEAPTSGAPVVTAAPTSAPGSTQAPTSSAPVATESSTVVASVTQGPSSSLGYSEVPSSEAPPVTQTESSIPPSSEPLVSTISSVQPTPNTVIPTTASPDPLTQTEYVI, encoded by the exons ATGACGAaagtttttctaaagtgttttCTGCTAGTGACAGTGCTAGTTTATGGTGTAAAG TGTCGACCAAAGGATCACAACCATGCATTCAACCACAGAGAATTTGCCCTCAATGCGATAGATAAACTAAAATCGCAAGATCTCTCAAAGAGTAGACGCGAAGATGTCGAAGATTTGAGAGAGGATACAGTGGAAGCCTTCGACAAGTGTGATAAGCTTTATGAATTAACCAACCAAATATGGGTGTACAAGAAATGTTCAGGCGAAATATTCGGAAAGACAatggaaaaagtgaaaaaactgaaagaaaaaatagaaaaagattcaaataaaaaagattCCAATGAGACTGATTCGGATGAGTCTAATGAATCAAGTGAATCTAAAGACAAGAAATCTAAGGAGAAAGACTCAAACAAACACAATCATCACAATCACGGCCATAACAATAATCACCACAATAAGCCAACAACGAAAGCACCACGCCCAACGCGACCATCCAATAAACCCAACAAACCCACGACATCTGACCCCTCTAATTCGGACTCCACAACCACCCAAAGCCCAACCTCAGGAGCTCCAGTCGTAACTGATGCTCCGACATCAGCTCCCGGTGCAACTCAGGGTCCAACTTCAGGAGCACCAGGTGTAACTGACGCTCCAACGTCAGCACCCGGTGAAACTCAGGGTCCAACTTCAGGTGCTCCAGGTGTGACTGACGCCCCGACCTCAGCTCCTAGTGCAACTCAGGGTCCAACTTCAGGTGCTCCAGGTGTAACTGATGCCCCGACATCAGCTCCCGGTGCAACTCAGGGTCCAACTACAGGAGCTCCAGGTGTAACTGACTCCCCGACATCAGCTCCTGGTGCAACTCAGGGACCAACTTCAGGTGCTCCAGGTGTAACTGATGCCCCGACATCAGCACCCGGTTCAACTCAGGGTCCAACTTCAGGTGCTCCAGGTGTAACTGACTCCCCGACATCAGCTCCTGGTGCAACTCAGGGACCAACTTCAGGTGCTCCAGGTGTAACTGACTCCCCGACCTCAGCTCCTGGTGCAACTCAGGGTCCAACTTCAGGTGCTCCGGGTGTAACTGATGCCCCGACATCGGCACCCGGTGCAACTCAGGGTCCAACTTCAGGAGCTCCAGGTGTAACTGACGCCCCGACCTCAGCTCCTGGTGCAACTCAGGGACCAACTTCAGGTGCTCCAGGTGTAACTGATGCCCCGACATCAGCACCCGGTGCAACTCAGGGTCCAACTTCAGGTGCTCCAAGTGTGACTGACGCTCCAACATCAGCACCCGGTTCAACTCAGGGTCCAACTTCAGGAGCACCAGGTGTAACTGACGCTCCAACGTCAGCACCCGGTGAAACTCAGGGTCCAACTTCAGGTGCTCCAGGTGTGACTGACGCCCCGACCTCAGCTCCTGGTGCAACTCAGGGTCCAACTTCAGGTGCTCCAGGTGTAACTGATGCCCCGACATCGGCACCCGGTGCAACTCAGGGTCCAACTTCAGGAGTTCCAGGTGTAACTGACGCCCCGACCTCAGCTCCTGGTGCAACTCAGGGACCAACTTCAGGTGCTCCAGGTGTAACTGATGCCCCGACATCAGCACCCGGTTCAACTCAGGGTCCAACTTCAGGAGCTCCAAGTGTTACTGACGCCCCGACATCAGCACCCGGTTCAACTCAGGGTCCAACTTCAGGTGCTCCAGGTGTAACTGACTCCCCGACATCAGCTCCTGGTGCAACTCAGGGTCCAACTTCAGGTGCTCCAGGTGTAACTGACGCCCCGACTTCAGCTCCTGGTGCAACTCAGGGTCCAACTTCAGGTGCTCCAGGTGTAACTGACGCCCCGACCTCAGCTCCTGGTGCAACTCAGGGTCCAACTTCAGGAGCCCCAGGTGTAACCGACGCCCCGACATCAGCACCCGGTTCAACTCAGGGTCCAACTTCAGGTGCTCCAGGTGTAACTGACTCCCCGACATCAGCTCCTGGTGCAACTCAGGGTCCAACTTCAGGTGCTCCGGGTGTAACTGATGCCCCGACATCATCACCCGCTGCAACTCAGGGTCCAACTTCAGGTGCTCCAGGTGTAACTGACGCCCCTACCTCAGCCCCTGGTGCAACACAGGGTCCAACTTCAGGATCTCCAGGTGTGACTGACGCTCCAACATCAGCTCCTGGTGCAACTCAGGGTCCAACTTCAGGTGCTCCAGGTGTAACTGACGCCCCTACCTCAGCCCCTGGTGCAACTCAGGGTCCAACTTCAGGTGCTCCAGTTGTAACAGACGCACCAACATCAGCTCCCGGTGCAACCCAGGGTCCAACTTCAAGTGCTCCAGGTGTAACTGACGCCCCTACCTCAGCCCCTGGTGCAACACAGGGTCCAACTTCAGGATCTCCAGGTGTGACTGACGCTCCAACATCAGCTCCTGGTGCAACTCAGGGTCCAACTTCAGGAGCTCCAGGTGTAACTGACGCCCCGACCTCAGCTCCTGGTGCAACTCAGGGTCCAACTTCAGGAGCTCCAG GTGTAACTGACGCCCCGACATCAGCTCCTGGTGCAACTCAGGGTCCAACTTCAGGAACTCCAGGTGTAACTGATGCCCCGACATCGGCACCCGGTGCAACTCAGGGTCCAACTTCAGGTGCTCCAGGTGTAACTGACGCCCCGACATCAGCACCCGGTGCAACTCAGGGTCCAACTTCAGGTCCTCCAGGTGTGACTGACGCTCCGACCTCAGCTCCTGGTGCAACTCAGGGTCCAACTTCAGGAGCTCCAGATCTAACTGACGCCCCGACCTCAGCTCCTGGTGCAACTCAGGGTCCAACTTCAGGTGCTCCAGTTGTGACTGACGCTCCAACATCAGCACCCGGTGCAACTCAGGGTCCAACTTCAGGTGCTCCAGTTGTAACAGACGCTCCAACATCAGCACCCGGTGCAACTCAGGGTCCAACTTCAGGTGCTCCAGGTGTAACTGACGCCCCGACCTCAGCTCCTGGTGCAACTCAGGGTCCAACTTCAGGTGCTCCAGGTGTAACTGACGCCCCGACATCAGCACCCGGTGCAACTCAGGGACCAACTTCAGGTGCTCCAGGTGTAACTGAAACTACAACATTAGCTCCCGGTGCAACTGAGGGTCCAACTTCAGGAGCTCCAGGTGTGACTGATGCTCCAACACCAGCGCCCGGTGCAACTCAGGGTCCAACTTCAGGTGCTCCAGGTGTAACCGACGCTCCAACATCAGCACCTGGTGCAACTGAGGGACCAACTTCAGGAGCTCCAGGTGTAACTGACGCACCAACATCAGCACCCGGTGCAACTCAGGGTCCAACTTCAAGTGCTCCAGGTGTAACCGACACTCCAACATCAGCACCCGGTGCAACTCAGGGTCCAACTTCAGGAGCTCCAGTTGTAACTGATGCCCCGACATCAGCACCCGGTGCAACTCAAGGTCCAACTTCAAGTGCTCCAGGTGTAACTGACGCCCCGACATCAGCACCTGGTGCAACTCAGGGTCCAACTTCAGGAGCTCCAGGTGGAACTGATGCCCCGACATCAGCACCCGGTGCAACTCAGGGACCAACTTCAGGAGCTCCAGGTGAGACTGATGCTACAACATCAGCACCCGGTGCAACTCAGGGACCAACTTCAGGAGCTCCAGGTGTGACTGATGCTCCAACATCAGCTCCCGGTTCAACCCAGGGTCCAACTTCAGGTGCTCCAGGTGTAACCGACGCTCCAACATCAGCTCCTGGTGCAACTCAGGGTCCAACTTCAGGTGCTCCAGGTGTAACTGAAACTACAACATTAGCTCCCGGTGCAACTGACGGTCCAACTTCAGGAGCTCCAGGTGTGACTGATGCTCCAACATCAGCGCCCGGTGCAACTCAGGGTCCAACTTCAGGTGCTCCAGGTGTAACCGACGCTCCAACATCAGCACCCGGTGCAACTGAGGGACCAACTTCAGGAGCTCCAGGTGTGACTGACGCACCAACATCAGCACCCGGTGCAACTCAGGGTCCAACTTCAGGTGCTCCAGGTGTAACCGACGCTCCAACGTCAGCTCCTGGTGCAACGCAGGGTCCAACTTCAGGAGCTCCAGGTGTAACAGACGCTCCAACATCAGCACCTGATGCAACTGAGGGTCCAACTTCAGGTGCTCCAGTTGTAACAGACGCTCCAACATCAGCTCCCGGTGCAACTGAGGGTCCAACTTCAGGAGCTCCAGTTGTAACAGACGCTCCAACATCAGCACCTGGTGCAACTCAAGGTCCTACTTCAGGAGCTCCAGGTGTAACTGATGCCCCGACATCAGCACCCGGTGCAACTCAGGGTCCAACTTCAGGAGCTCCAGGTGTGACTGACGCTCCAACGTCAGCTCCCGGTGCATCTGAGGCCCCAACTTCAAGTGCTCCAGTTGTAACCGACGCTCCAACATCAGTACCTGGTGCAACTGAGGGACCAACTTCAGGTGCTCCAGTTGTAACAGACGCTCCCACATCAGCTCCTGGTGCAACTGAGGGACCAACTTCAGGTGCTCCAGTTGTAACAGACGCTCCGACATCGGCTCCCGGTGCAACTGAGGCTCCAACTTCAAGTGCCCCAGTTATAACCGACGCTCCAACATCAGCTCCCGGTGTAACTGGGGGACCAACTTCAGGTGCTCCAGGTGTAACCGACGGCCCAACATCAGCACCCGGTGCAACTCAAGAACCAACTCCAGGAGCTCCGGTTGTAACAGACGCTCCAACATCAGTACCTGGTGCAACTCAGGGTCCAACTTCAGGAGCTCCAGGTGTGACTGACGCTCCAACGTCAGCTCCCGGTGCAACTCAGGGACCAACTTCAGGTGCTCCAGTTGTAACAGACGCTCCAACATCAGCTCCGGGTGAAACTCAGGGACCAACTTCAGGTGCTCCAGTTGTAACAGACGCTTCAACATCAGCTCCCGGTGCAACTGAGGCTCCAACTTCAGGTGCTCCAGTTGTAACCGACGCTCCAACATCAGCACCCGGTGCAACTGAGGCTCCAACTTCAAGTGCTCCAGTTGTAACAGACGCTCCTACATCGGCTCCCGGTGCAACTGACGCTCCAACTTCAAGTGCTCCAGTTGTAACCGACGCTCCAACATCAGCTCCCGGGGCAACTCAGGGTCCAACTTCAGGTGCTCCAGTTGTAACAGACGCTCCTACATCGGCTCCCGGTGCAACTGACGCTCCAACTTCAAGTGCTCCAGTTGTAACCGACTCCCCAACATCAGCTCCCGGGGCAACTCAGGGTCCAACTTCAGGTGCTCCAGTTGTAACAGACGCTCCTACATCGGCTCCCGGTGCAACTGACGCTCAAACTTCAAGTTCTCCAGTTGTAACCGACGCTCCAACATCAGCTCCCGGTGCTACTCAGGGTCCAACTTCAGGAGCTCCAGTTGTAACAGACGCTCCGACATCGGCTCCCATTGCAACTGAGGCTCCAACTTCAGGTGCTCCTGTTGTAACCGATGCTCCAACATCAGCTCCCGGGGCAACTCAGGGTCCAACTTCAGGTGCTCCAGTTGTAACAGACGCTCCAACATCAGCTCCCGGTGCAACTGAGGCTCCAACCTCAAGTGCACCAGTCGTAACAGACTCTCCAACATCAGCACCTGGTGCAACTCAGGGTCCAACTTCAAGTGCTCCAGTTGTAACAGACGCTCCTACATTGGCTCCCGGAGCAACTGACGCTCCAACTTCAGGTGCTCCAGGTGTAACCGACGCTCCAAAATCAACTCCCGGGGCAACTCAGGGTCCAACTTCAGGTGCTCCAGTTGTAACAGACGCTCCGACATCAGCTCCCGGTTCAACTGAGGCTCCAACTTCAGGTGCTCCAGTTGTAACAGACGCTCCTACATCAGCTCCCGGAACAACTCAGGGTCCAACTTCCGGTGCTCCAGTTGTAACAGACGCTCCAACATCAGCTCCCGGTGCAACTGAGGGTCCAACTTCAAGTGCTCCAGTTGTAACCGACGCTCCAACATCAGCTCCCGGTGCTACTCAGGGTCCAACTTCAGGAGCTCCAGTTGTAACAGACGCTCCGACATCGGCTCCCATTGCAACTGAGGCTCCAACTTCAAGTGCTCCAGTTGTAACCGACGCCCCAACATCAGCTCCCGGGGCAACTCAGGGTCCAACTTCAGGTGCTCCAGTTGTAACAGACGCTCCGACATCAGCTCCCGGGGCAACTCAGGGTCCAACTTCAAGTGCTCCAGTTGTAACAGACGCTCCGACATCAGCTCCCGGGGCAACTCAGGGTCCAACTTCAGGTGCTCCAGTTGTAACCGACGCTCCAACATCAGCTCCCGGTGCAACTGAGGCTCCAACTTCAGGTGCTCCAGTTGTAACAGACGCTCCAACATCAGCACCCGGTGCAACTGAGGCTCCAACTTCAAGTGCACCAGTCGTAACAGACTCTCCAACATCAGCACCTGGTGCAACTCAGGGTCCAACTTCAAGTGCTCCAGTTGTAACAGACGCTCCTACATCGGCTCCCGGTGCAACTGACGCTCCAACTTCAAGTGCTCCAGTTGTAACCGACGCTCCAACATCAGCACCCGGGGCAACTCAGGGTCCAACTTCAGGTGCTCCAGTTGTAACAGACGCTCCGACATCAGCTCCTGGTGCAACTGAGGCTCCAACTTCAGGATCTCCAGTTGTAACCGACGCTCCAACATCAGCTCCCGGTGCTACTCAGAGTCCAACTTCAGGTGCTCCAGTTGTAACAGACGCTCCGACATCAGCTCCTGGTGCAACTGAGGCTCCAACTTCAGGTGCTCCAGTTGTAACCGACGCTCCTACATCAGCTCCCGGGGCAACTCAGGGTCCAACTTCAGGAGCTCCAGTTGTAACAGACGCTCCGACATTGGCTCCCGGTGCAACTGAGGCTCCAACTTCAAGTGCTCCAGTTGTAACCGATGCTCCAACAGCAGCTCCCGGGGCAACTCAGGGTCCAACTTCAGGTGCTCCAGTTGTAACAGACGCTCCGACATCAGCTCCCGGTTCAACTCAGGGTCCAACTTCAGGTGCTCCAGTTGTAACAGACGCTCCGACATCAGCTCCTGGTGCAACTGAGGCTCCAACTTCAGGTGCTCCAGTTGTAACCGACGCTCCGACATCAGCTCCTGGTGCAACTGAGGCTCCAACTTCAGGTGCTCCTGTTGTAACCGATGCTCCAACATCAGCTCCCGGGGCAACTCAGGGTCCAACTTCAGGTGCTCCAGTTGTAACAGACGCTCCGACATCAGCTCCTGGTGCAACTGAGGCTCCAACTTCAGGTGCTCCAGTTGTAACCGACGCTCCAACATCAGCTCCCGGGGCAACTCACGGTCCAACTTCAGGTGCTCCTGTTGTAACCGATGCTCCAACATCAGCTCCCGGGGCAACTCAGGGTCCAACTTCAGGTGCTCCAGTTGTAACAGACGCTCCGACATCAGCTCCTGGTGCAACTGAGGCTCCAACTTCAGGTGTTCCAGTTGTAACCGACGCTCCAACATCAGCTCCCGGTTCAACTCAGGGTCCAACTTCAGGTGCTCCAGTTGTAACAGACGCTCCGACATCAGCTCCTGGTGCAACTGAGGCTCCAACTTCAGGTGCTCCAGTTGTAACCGACGCTCCGACATCAGCTCCCGGGGCAACTCAGGGTCCAACTTCAGGTGCTCCAGTTGTAACAGACGCTCCGACATCAGCTCCTGGTGCAACTGAGGCTCCAACTTCAGGTGCTCCAGTTGTAACCGACGCTCCAACATCAGCTCCCGGGGCAACTCAGGGTCCAACTTCAGGTGCTCCAGTTGTAACAGACGCTCCGACATCAGCTCCTGGTGCAACTGAGGCTCCAACTTCAAGTGCTCCAGTTGTAACAGACGCTTCGACATCAGCTCCTGGTGCAACTGAGGCTCCAACTTCAGGAGCTCCAGTTGTAACAGACGCTCCTACATCAGCTCCTGGTGCAACTGAGGGTCCAACTTTAAGTGCTCCAGTTGTAACAGACGCTCCAACATCAGCTCCCGGTGCAACTGAGGGTCCAACTTCAAGTGCTCCAGTTGTAACAGACGCTCCTACATCAGCTCCCGGTGTAACTGAGGCTCCAACTTCAGGTGCTCCAGTTGTAACCGCCGCTCCAACATCAGCTCCCGGTGTAACTGAGGCTCCAACTTCAGGTGCTCCAGTTGTAACCGCCGCTCCAACATCAGCTCCCGGGGCAACTGAGGGTCCAACTTCAAGTGCTCCAGTTGTAACAGACGCTCCTACATCAGCTCCTGGTGCAACTGAGGCTCCAACTTCAGGAGCTCCAGTTGTAACAGACGCTCCGACATCAGCTCCTGGTGCAACTGAGGGTCCAACTTCAAGTGCTCCAGTTGTAACAGACGCTCCGACATCAGCTCCTGGTGCAACTGATGGTCCAACTTCAAGTGCTCCAGTTGTAACAGACGCTCCAACATCAGCTCCCGGTGCAACTGAGGGTCCAACTTCAAGTGCTCCAGTTGTAACAGACGCTCCTACATCAGCTCCCGGTGTAACTGAGGCTCCAACTTCAGGTGCTCCAGTTGTAACCGCCGCTCCAACATCAGCTCCCGGTTCAACTCAGGCTCCAACATCAAGTGCTCCGGTTGCTACAGAATCTTCGACTGTCGTAGCTAGTGTCACGCAGGGCCCAAGTTCGTCACTTGGATATTCAGAAGTGCCCTCATCAGAAGCACCTCCAGTGACACAAACTGAATCATCGATTCCACCTTCTTCGGAACCATTGGTGTCTACAATTTCTTCAGTACAGCCAACTCCAAATACGGTGATTCCGACCACTGCTTCTCCTGATCCTCTTACTCAAACTGAATATGTTATCTAA